The following nucleotide sequence is from Mycobacteriales bacterium.
CTGCCGTCGCTGTAGCCGACGTAGACCTGGTCGTAGCCGTTGATGTCGATGTTCTCGACCTCGGGGTGCTCGAGCAGCGGCTGGAGCCGGCCGACGCCGAACAGGGCCGCGTGCACGGCGGCCGCCGTGGACTCCTCCTCCTCCGGGGTCTGCGGGACCCGGCCCTCGCTGATCTCCCGCCGTGCGTGGTCCTCGAGCACCTGGACGATCAGGCTCCGGGCGTACTGGCGCTCGTCCTCGACCGTCATCGCGGCACGGCCGGCGGTCTCGTCGCGACGCCGCTGGGAGTTCAGCCGCTCGGCGACCTCGGCGCGCAGCCGACGGACCAGGACGTGGTCGGCGGCGGTGCTCATGTGGCTCCCGTCGGTGTCCGCCGCGGCAGCAGGCTGCGACCGCGGGAGCCGGCCCGCCGCCCGGGCGCGGCGTGCCCGGCCGGGGCCGGAGCGGCCGGCGTGGCTTCTTGGCCATCTGTCCCGGGCTCGGGGTGGGGCAGCGCCGGTCCCTGCCCGCGGCGCTCGCGCCGGACGGCGGCGACAAGCTCGTCGACCATCGCCCGCCCGGACCGCACGAGCAGCGTCCGCTCCGGCCGGGAGACCTCGAAACCCTCGAACACGGCGGCGCCGGCGGGATCGTGGGCCAGCCGCCCGAACACGTCCAGGCCCGGCAGGTCCCGCGAGAGAACGCCGGCGGCGCCCTCGGCGTCGCGCCCGCTCGGGCGCTCGGCGACCAGGACCAGCCCGACCCGGGGGCGGTGCCCGTCGGGTCCGACGAGGGAGGGTTGCAGCCCGGCCAGCCGGTCGCGGGCGTGCACCACGCCGCTGACGTCCGGCCTCAGCACGCAGACGACGACGTCGGCCCGCTGCAGCAACGGCAGGTGCACCGACTGGTGCGAGACGCGCCCGCAGTCGACGAGCACGTCCCGGTCCGCGGTGCGGGCAAAGGCATCCGCCAGGTTGGTCCACAGGTGACTCGCCGCGCCGGCCTGCCCGGGCGCCGACAGGCCGGCGATGGCCTCCACGCCGCCGCGCAGGACCTGCGCGTGCTCGGGCAGCGTCGCGGGCTGCATCTCCCGCCGGGCCAACGGCAGCAGGCTCAGCAGCCCGCGTGACCGGTCCACCGGCGCGCCGTCGGCACGCCGCAGCCGCAGCGCGACGTCGCCGCCCTCGGTGTCGGCGTCCACCAGCAGCACCGGCTCGGGCCAGAGCGCCGCGGCCAGCAGGGCCGTGGTGGTGGTGCCCGGTGAACCCTTGGCGGAGAGAAAGGCGATCACGCCCATGTGCCGGGGCCCATCACTCGGTCCGGAAGTCGACGGCCGGCAGGGTCTCCGGAGCCAGCCGCGTGACGGCGATGCTGTTGGTCGCGGCGGCGCCGACGATCGCCGTCGCCGCACTCTCCGGCACGAGCAGCGACAGCCGCAGGGCGTCGCCACCGCCCGAGGTCCCGATCTCGGCGACCCGCACGGCGGAGGCCAGCACCGTGCCGGTGGTGACGCCACTGGTGTCGCGCGGGACGAGGAAGACCCGTACGACGTCGCCGGCGCGCAACTCCACGGCCGGCCGCTGCGAGGCCGACAGCACCACGCCGACCACCACCGACCGCAGGGGGACGACGCCGGAGGCGGACAGGAACATGCTGCG
It contains:
- a CDS encoding SAF domain-containing protein encodes the protein MTATAPARPLSAEGRGRLPAPVRDRRPALAALALLLVLGGALTSALIAYRSGDRVDVLVARVDIEIGAVVTAADFGVARVAATGAATIEAAAAQNFVGTSATTRIPAGTLLNRSMFLSASGVVPLRSVVVGVVLSASQRPAVELRAGDVVRVFLVPRDTSGVTTGTVLASAVRVAEIGTSGGGDALRLSLLVPESAATAIVGAAATNSIAVTRLAPETLPAVDFRTE